Part of the Erwinia amylovora genome is shown below.
GGACCCGTGGGGTAATGATTACCAGCTGATCAGCCCCGGTCAGCATGGTCCGGTAGATATTTTCTCTGCCGGCCCTGATGGCGCACCACAGACGGCAGACGACGTGACTAACTGGCAGCCAGATACCGAAGAGCCGTAATGCAGCGCCACGCCGGATTTACCCTGCTGGAAGTGATGCTGGTACTGCTGCTGTTCAGTGGCATTGCGCTGCTGGCCGTGGCAACACAGCCCGCTGCCAGCACCCGTCCCGAAGCAGAAAAACTGCTGGTGATGATGCGTTGGGCCGCTGGCCAGGCGCAGCTTGACGGGGCGGTGATCCGTTTGCAGCTGAACCCTCACCGGGTAGATCTGGCGCGCCTGGCACCGGGCAAAACCTCTGGCGACAGCCTGTTTTACGGCTA
Proteins encoded:
- a CDS encoding prepilin-type N-terminal cleavage/methylation domain-containing protein — encoded protein: MQRHAGFTLLEVMLVLLLFSGIALLAVATQPAASTRPEAEKLLVMMRWAAGQAQLDGAVIRLQLNPHRVDLARLAPGKTSGDSLFYGYHWQPIKNRLARFRLPGNMSFTLRQQGKVMTLPATLLFLPDGDQPPFTLQLNGADLTGSEIGAAEGELVLRELP